One stretch of Thermococcus sp. MAR1 DNA includes these proteins:
- a CDS encoding replication factor C small subunit, with protein MPEEVKEVKILEKPWVEKYRPQKLDDMVGQDHIVKRLKHYVKTGSMPHLLFAGPPGVGKTTAALALARELFGEGWRHNFLELNASDERGINVIREKVKEFARTKPIGGASFKIIFLDEADALTQDAQQALRRTMEMFSNNVRFILSCNYSSKIIEPIQSRCAIFRFRPLRDEDIARRIELIAENEGLELTEEGLQALLYVAEGDLRRAINVLQAAAALDTKITDENVFLVASRARPEDVRQMMALALEGNFLKAREKLREILLKQGLSGEDVLIQMHKEVFNLTIPEDKKVALADKIGEYNFRLVEGANEMIQLEALLAQFTLMGK; from the coding sequence ATGCCGGAGGAAGTTAAGGAGGTTAAAATCCTCGAAAAGCCCTGGGTTGAGAAGTACAGGCCTCAAAAGCTCGACGACATGGTGGGTCAGGATCACATAGTCAAGAGGCTCAAGCACTACGTTAAAACCGGTTCCATGCCGCACCTTTTATTTGCCGGGCCGCCCGGCGTCGGGAAGACGACGGCCGCTCTGGCCCTCGCGAGGGAGCTCTTCGGCGAGGGCTGGAGGCACAACTTCCTCGAACTGAACGCGAGCGATGAAAGGGGCATAAACGTGATTAGGGAGAAGGTGAAGGAGTTCGCGAGAACGAAGCCGATAGGCGGGGCCAGCTTCAAGATAATCTTCCTCGATGAGGCCGATGCCCTGACCCAGGACGCCCAGCAGGCGCTGAGGAGAACGATGGAGATGTTCTCGAACAACGTCCGCTTTATACTCAGCTGCAACTACTCCTCAAAGATAATCGAGCCGATACAGTCGAGGTGTGCCATCTTCCGCTTCAGGCCGCTGAGGGACGAGGACATAGCGAGGCGCATAGAGCTCATAGCCGAGAACGAGGGGCTTGAACTGACGGAGGAAGGACTCCAGGCGCTCCTCTACGTTGCAGAGGGCGACCTCAGAAGGGCCATAAACGTCCTGCAGGCTGCAGCGGCCCTCGACACCAAGATAACCGATGAGAACGTCTTCCTCGTTGCCAGCAGGGCCCGTCCGGAGGACGTCAGACAGATGATGGCCTTGGCCTTGGAGGGCAACTTCCTCAAGGCTAGGGAGAAGCTCAGGGAGATACTCCTCAAGCAGGGCCTGAGCGGCGAGGATGTTCTCATCCAGATGCACAAGGAGGTCTTCAACCTGACGATACCTGAGGACAAGAAGGTGGCATTGGCGGATAAGATAGGAGAGTACAACTTCCGCC